A region of the Nocardia nova SH22a genome:
CAGCCGTAGTCGCCCGGTTCGGGTGCGCGGATGCGCAGTTCGTGTTCGGTGGGGGCAGGGTCGAGGAGGTGTTCGATGGTGCGCATGGCCGCCACGATGCGGGCGCGCTCGTCGTCGCCGCGGGCGGCCAGCAGTTCGGCGATGCCGCGGCTGGAGCGCCGATCCAGATCCGCCGCGGCGGCGCGGCCCGCCGCGGTGAGTTCGGCCCGCTGGCAGCGCCCGTCGGCATCCGAGCGAAGCCGGGTCACCAGACCGGCGGTGTCGAATCGGGCCAGCAACCGGCTCAGATAGCCGGGGTCCAGGCCCAGCCCGGTGCGCAGGTCGCGCACCGGCATCGGCCCGGAGTGCGCGAGTTCGAACAGGATTCGCGCCTCGGTGAGGGTGAAGTCGCTGTCGAGCAGATGTTCCTCGAGCACGCCGATCAGCCGGGTGTAGCGGCGATTGAACGCGCGGACGGCGGCGATCTGCTCGGAGCCGGGTGTGTCGATCGCGGTGGTCATGTGGCCCTCCGATCCCAGTTATTTGACTGAGTCAAAGAATAGTCGGCACCGCCTGCGCGCGCCGCGATTCCGCGCGATGTTAACTTGAACGGCGTTCAAGCCATCTCGCGAAGGGATCCTCGTGGCCCTGCCTGCCGACCAGATCACCGCCCTCGACGCCGCCCATGTGTGGCACCCCTACGGCGGTTTCCCCGCCGGGACGCCGCCGCTGGTCGTCGCCTCGGCCTCGGGGACCCGGCTCACCCTGGCCGACGGCCGGGAACTGATCGACGGGATGAGTTCGTGGTGGGCGGCGATCCACGGCTACCGGCATCCGGTACTCGACGCCGCCCTGTTCGAGCAGTCGCAGCGGATGAGTCACGTCATGTTCGGCGGGCTGACCCACGAACCCGCCGTGCGACTGTCCCAGTTGCTGGTGGAGCTGACTCCCGCGGGTCTGGACAAGGTGTTCCTGTGCGACTCCGGCTCGGTCTCGGTCGAGGTCGCGGCCAAGATGTGCCTGCAGTACTGGCGGGCGCTCGGACAACCCGGCAAGCGGCGGCTGTTCACCTGGCGCGGCGGATATCACGGCGACACCTTCACCCCGATGAGCGTGTGCGACCCCGAAGGCGGCATGCACGCGCTGTGGACCGATGTGCTGGCCGAGCAGATCTTCGCGCCCATGCCCCCGGCCGACTTCGATCCCGGCTACGTCGCCGAACTGGAGCGACTGCTCGCCGCGCACGCGCACGAGACCGCTGCGGTGATCGTGGAGCCCGTCGTCCAGGGCGCGGGCGGTATGCGGTTCCATCATCCGCGCTATCTGAACGAACTGCGGCGGCTGTGCGACGAATACGGCGTCCTGCTGGTCTTCGACGAGATCGCCACCGGATTCGGCCGCACCGGAACACTTTTCGCCGCCGACGCCGCGGGCGTGACGCCCGATGTGATGTGCGTGGGCAAGGCCGTCACCGGCGGCTATATGACCCTGGCCGCCGCGCTGTGCACCGCCCGCATCGCCGAGACCGTCAGCGCCGCGCACGGCGGGCTCATGCACGGGCCGACCTTCATGGGCAATCCGCTGGCCTGTGCGGTCGCGGTGGCCTCGATCGAACTGCTGCAGTCGCGGGACTGGGCCGGTGAGGTCGCCGGTATCGAGGCCGGGCTGAAGGCCGGGCTGGCCGCCGCACACGACGTCGCGGGTGTCGTCGATGTCCGGGTGCTGGGCGCGATCGGTGTGGTCGAACTCGATCACCCGATCGACATGGTGGCCGCGACCGACGCCGCCGTGGACGCCGGGGTGTGGTTGCGGCCCTTCCGCAATCTCGTCTACACGATGCCGCCCTTCATCAGCAGCCCCGACGACATCGCCCGGATCGCGGCGGGGGTCGTCGCCACCGCCGCCGCCGGCTGACCCTCCGTGACCGCCCTGAACGGTGTTCAAGTATGCTTCCGAGCTGTGACCGGAGTGCATATCCGGTCCGGCAGAACCGGGTCACCCGAGCCGCGCTCGATGTCGCGGCGGCGATTCCGGCCGAACACTCCAGGGAGGACGTCGACGTGGATCCGTTGAGCTGGCTGGACGTGCGCGCGGACGAACGGGTGCGCGCGGGACTGCGGCGACAGCTGCGCGCGCGCCCCGCGCACAGTGATCTCATCGACCTCGCCTCCAACGACTACCTCGGTCTGTCGCGCCACCCCCTCGTGATCGAGGGCGCGATCGAGGCGGTCCGGGCCTGGGGGACCGGGTCGACCGGGTCCCGGCTGGTCACCGGCACGACGCTGGCCCACGAGGAGTTCGAGGCCGATCTGGCCGACTTCACCGGCGCGGCGGCCGGGCTGGTGTTCGCCTCCGGTTACGCCGCCAACCTCGGTGTGGTCACCGCGCTGGCCGGTCGCGGCGCGCTGGTCGTCTCCGATGCCGGTAGTCACGCCTCCCTGGTCGACGCGTGCCGGTTGTCGCGGGCGCGGGTGGAGATCGCCCCGCATCGCGATGTGGCCGCCGTCGAGCGGTTGCTCGCCGAGCGCACCGAGAAACGCGCCCTGGTCCTGACCGATTCGGTGTTCAGCGCGGACGGGGATCTGGCGCCGCTGCGCGAACTGCACCGGGTGGTGCGAGCCCACGGCGCGGTGCTGATCGTGGACGAGGCGCACGGGATCGGCGTGCGCGGCGAGGGCGGCCGGGGGCTGGTGCACGAACTCGGCCTGTCCGGGCAACCCGATCTGATCGTCACCGCGACCCTGTCGAAAGCCCTTGCCGCCCAAGGCGGTGTCGTGCTGTGCGAGGAACGGGTCCGCGCGCATCTGATCGACACCGCGCGCACCTTCATCTTCGACACCGGCCTGGCACCGGCCGCCGTGGGCGCGGCCCACGCGGCGCTGGGCCTGCTGCGCGCCGAGCCCGGGCTCGGCGGGCGGGTACTGGCCCGCGCCACCGAACTGGCGACGATCACCGATGTGCCGCAACCGGATTCGGCGGTGGTGTCGGTGGTACTGGGACAGGCCCAGGTCGCCTTCGACGCGGCCCAGCAGTGCCGGGCCCGGGGCCTGAGCGTCGGCTGCTTCCGGCCACCGTCGGTGCCGGAGGGCACCTCGCGGCTGCGGCTGACCGCACGCGCCGACCTGACCGACGCCGAGATGACCGTCATCGCCGGTGTTCTGAACGAGGTGCTGTCGCAGGCACGGGAACGGAGCGCCGCATGACCAGGCTGATCGTCACCGGCACCTCGACCGATGTCGGCAAGACCATCGTCACCGCCGCCCTCGCCGCGGCCGCCCGTTCCGCCGGGCGCACGGTCGCGGTCTGCAAACCCGCCCAAACCGGAATGGGCCCTGGCGAACCCGGCGATCTGGCCGTGATCGGGCACCTGTCCGGTGTCACCCGCACCCTGGAACTGGCCCGTTATCCGGACCCGCTGGCCCCCGACACCGCCGCGCGCCGCTGCGGGCAGCCGTTGCTCACCCTCGGCGAGACGGTGTCGGGTATCGACGCCCTCGCCGACACTGATCTGACCCTGATCGAGGGTGCGGGCGGACTGCTGGTGCGGATGGGCGAGTTCACGATCCTCGACCTGGCCCGGAAACTCGACGCCCCGGTGCTGGTCGTGGCGGCAGCGGGCCTGGGCACCCTGAACCACACCGAACTCACCACCCGCGCACTCGACGCCGCGGGCGTGCGCTGCGCGGGCGTGGTCATCGGATCCTGGCCCGCCACACCGGATCTCGCCTCCGAATGCAACCGCACCGATCTGCCCGCGGTCACCGGCACCGAGGTGGTCGGCGTGATTCCGGAAGGCGCCGGACAGTGGTCACCGGAACGGTTCGCCGACACCGCACCCGGCTGGTTCATGCCGGACTGGAGCAGTCGCTACCTCGGCTGAGCCGCGCCCTCCCTGATCAGGGTGGCGGCGGGATTCCGGTGTCACAGTGGCCTGGCAGGATGCCGGTCATGAACGCCACCGGGGAGGATGCCCGCCGCTACGCGCTGTCGCTGCCGGACACGACCGAGCAATTCGCTTGGGGGATGCCGATTTTCCGGGTCGGGGGAAAGCTGTTTCTCACGCTGCCCGAGGAGGAGACGTCGATGGCGGTGCGCTGCCCGATCATCGACCGCGATGAACTGGTCGTCGCCGAGCCCGCGAAATTCTGGATCGCACCGCACGAGGCCGGTAACGCGTGGGTGCGGGCCCGGCTGGCCGCACTCGACGATCGCGCCGAACTCGAGGCGATCATCGCGGACTCGTGGCGGCAGGCCGCACCCCGTCACCTGCTCGGCGACGACGAATAGCCGGGTCCGCGACGGCCGCCTCTACAGTGGGTGGAGATGCCTATGCAGTACCGGCACCCGTCCACGGTCGCGGATTACGACGATGCGCGGCGTCGCACCCGCCTGTCCGAAACCCGTGCGGGACACCGATGGCGAACCCTCGGCCGCGTCCGCAGAGTCCTGCTCGGTGTGGTTCTGGTGCCCCTCGTTCTCCTGATCCTGTTCGCTCAGTACCTGCACTACGACGTCGCCCCGGAGCAGGCCCGGCTGGCGCGCACCGAACCGGCGGTCCTGCCGATCGCCAGTCCGGTGAGCGCGGACCGGCGCGACTACGCGGTCTTCGATCTGGTCGGCCTGGGGTCGCTGGACGCCTCCGACACCGCGCGCGCCCTGCCGTCGCTGCGGAATCTGGGCTCGGTGTGGGCGGTGCGCTACGACAACACCGGTATCGACACCAAGGTGATCAGCGATCTGATCATCCGGGTCACCGAGGCCGCAAACATCCACAACGTGATACTCGCCGGGCACAGTATGGGCGGGGTGATCGCCCTCGAGATCGCCAAGCACATCCACACCCGCAGCACCCGCACCCTGTCCGCGGTGATCCTGGACTGCACCCCGGTGAATCTGGCCGCGGTCCGGCCGGAAAGTCGCGACCAGGGCGAGGATCTGCTGCGCTGGGTCGGCTGGCTCCCGGGAGTGCGTGAGAGCCGCAGCCTGCGGTTGCTGGCCGAAACCTACTCCCGCCGAGAGCAATTCATCGACCACCGATCGTCCCCGCCCGGTATCCGGACGACGGCCCTGCGGCGCACTGTGGCAGATGTGCTGCGGCAGAAGATCTTCAACACCGACGCCGCCAGCAACGGGCTCATCGAGGACCAGTTCAAGGCCATCGTCGCCAGCGGCGCCGTAGACGATCTGCGCGCGCTGGCCAAACCCGCCGAGCACAAACCCCGGCCCGCGGTCGTATTCATCCGCCCGCACAACGCCTACCGCGACACCGTCGTCGACGACGAATACACCCACCGCGTCCTGATCGACACCGTGGGCGGGGTCGACGGCACCTTACTGGTCGTCTTGACCCGCAGCACCGGTCACGCGAATCCCCGGCAGCGCCCGCGCGAATACAACACCGTCATCGCCCAGCAGGTCGTCCCGTTCGTCGCCCTGGTGCACTCCGAACAGACCGCGCTGGCCCCCTGACGACGGTATCGGAGTGTTACTACGTCACGGCCGGTTGGAGACCGCTGCGGTGGCCGCCGCACGTGGGCCACCGCACCATCGGGGATGACCGTGGTCGTGGCGGATGTCGGCCGCTGCCACGAGGGCGCCGTCAGAGGTTCCCGCCGCGATCACCGGACCCGGCTGCCGAGCATATGCCGTACTCCACCCAGGAACAGTTGCAGGCCGAAGTCGAATCGCTCAGTGGCGGAGGTGTTCTCGTACAACGGCGAATCCTCCTCGGCCAGCGCACCCGCGGAATCCATCTGCATCCGCGACTGCTCGTCCACGGTCTCGCCGAGGACGTAGTAGAGCAGGGTGTAGGCGGCCAGATCGGCTTCCTCGCGGGTCATGCCGCCGCGAATCATGGACCCGGCCAAGCGTTCCCGGCCCTTGCTCGTGGTGAGCCGGGAGGCGTAGGTCGCCGAGACCACCTCGGCCCCGTCGCGGTAGGCGAGCAGGCAGGAGCGCAGCCGATGCGCCAGTTCGCCGACCTGACCCGCCCAGTCCTCGGCGGCCACCGGTTCGTCCATCGGCGTGAGGATCCGGTCGGCGACCGCGCCCAGCAGCGCCTGCTTGTTCGGGAAGTGCCAATACAGCGCTCCGGGCTGCACATTCAGGGCATTCGCGAGCCTGCGCATGGTCAGATCGGCGAGGCCGTACTGGTCGAGAATGGCGACGGCGCCGTCGATCACATCGCCCCGATGTAGCTGCACTGAGCACCCCTCGCGTGTTTTGACTCACTGACCCCGCTACCCTAGCCTGAACACCGTTCAAGTTGCACGGCCGCCACCCGGCCGGACCGAAGGGATTCGTGCTGTGACCCAGGCACCCGTGAAGACCGACATTCTGGCCACCGCCCGCGAGCAGGTGCTCGAGCGCGGCGTCGGGCTGACCCAGGAGCAGACCCTCGAGGTGCTGCGCCTGGGTGACGATCAGCTCGAGGCGCTGCTGGAACTCGCCCACGACGTCCGGATGAAGTGGTGTGGCCCGGAGGTCGAGGTCGAGGGCATCATCTCGCTCAAGACCGGCGGTTGTCCCGAGGACTGCCACTTCTGCTCGCAGTCGGGTCTGTTCCAGTCGCCGGTGCGCGCCGCCTGGCTCGACATCCCCAGCCTGGTCGAGGCCGCCAAGCAGACCGCCAAGACCGGCGCCACCGAATTCTGCATCGTCGCCGCCGTGCGCGGCCCGGACGAGCGGCTGATGGCGCAGGTCGCTGCCGGTGTCGAGGCCATTCGCAACGAGGTCGACATCCAGGTCGCCTGCTCGCTGGGCATGCTCAACCAGGAGCAGGTCGACCAGCTCGCCGCGATGGGCGTGCACCGCTACAACCACAACCTCGAGACCTCCCGCTCGCACTTCCCCAATGTGGTCACCACCCACAGCTGGGAGGAGCGCTGGGACACCCTGCGCATGGTGCGCGAGGCCGGTATGGAGGTCTGCTGCGGTGGCATCCTCGGCATGGGCGAAAGCCTGGAGCAGCGGGCCGAATTCGCCGCGAACCTGGCCGAGCTGGAGCCCGACGAGGTGCCGCTGAACTTCCTCAACCCGCGTCCGGGCACCCCGTTCGGCGACCTCGAGGTCCTGCCCGCGGCCGATGCGCTGCGTGCCGTGGCCGCCTTCCGCCTCGCCCTGCCCCGCACGATCCTGCGGTTCGCCGGTGGGCGCGAGATCACCCTCGGTGACCTCGGCGCCAAGCAGGGCATCCTCGGCGGTATCAACGCCGTCATCGTCGGCAACTACCTGACCACGCTCGGCCGCCCCGCCGAAGCCGACCTGGATCTGCTGGTCGATCTGAAGATGCCCATCAAGGCGCTCAACGAGACCCTCTGATCCGCGGCCTGCGCGATATTTTCGGGTATTGTCGAGCAGCTGGAGAGCTGCACTTCACAAGGGGTTTCGCGAATGGTGGTCCAGATGCCACAGCCTGATATGCAAGAGCGCTACAACCCGTACACCGGGAAGCGGATCGTCGTCGGCCTGGACGATCCGGTCCCCGCCGCGGCCGCGCTCGGGCTGGAGCCGCCGCGCTTCTGTGAGTCGTGTGGCCGCCGGATGATCGTGCAGGTGAGCCCGGACGGCTGGTGGGCGAAATGCTCCCGGCACGGCGTGATCGATTCGCACGGCCTGGACCCTCGCTGATGGCACCCGCAGCGGTGGGCCGCGACCTGCGGGCCGCCCTGTGGATCGTCCCGGCGGTGCTGGTGGTGAGCCTGATCGGCGGCGGGGTGTGGGGGCTGCTCGCGCCCACACAGAAATCGCTCGTCGTGCCCGGCGACGATCCCATCGCGCTGACCGGTGAGAGCATGCACCGATTCGACGCGGTGGCGATCTTCGCCTGCGTCGGCCTGGTGGCCGGGCTGCTGAGCGCCGCCGCGGTCTGGCGGTGGCGGGCCGTGCGCGGTCCGGTCATACTCGTCGCACTGCTGGCCGGTTCGCTGGCCGGAGCCTGGCTGATGTCGTGGTTCGGCGAACAGGTCGCGGGCTGGATCCATCCGCGGCCGGACAATCCGCCGCTGCGTACCGTCGTCGAACTCGCTCCCGCCGTGGACGGCTGGACGGTGCTGCTGATCCAGCCGTTACTGGCCGGACTGGTCGTGCTGCTGCTGTCGGCGCTGAGCACCTCCGAGGATTTGGGGGCCGGGCCGCCGGTTCGTGCCGAGGAGGTGCCCGCCACCATGTCGGAGATCTCCTACGGCCCCTACGCCTGGCCGTCGGGGCGTCCCGCGGGTCCCTCCACGGGGCTCGAGC
Encoded here:
- a CDS encoding bifunctional helix-turn-helix transcriptional regulator/GNAT family N-acetyltransferase is translated as MTTAIDTPGSEQIAAVRAFNRRYTRLIGVLEEHLLDSDFTLTEARILFELAHSGPMPVRDLRTGLGLDPGYLSRLLARFDTAGLVTRLRSDADGRCQRAELTAAGRAAAADLDRRSSRGIAELLAARGDDERARIVAAMRTIEHLLDPAPTEHELRIRAPEPGDYGWIVARNGAIYAAEYGWNVEYEALVARIVADFLATHDPESERAWIAESGGVAVGAVFCVRENATTARLRLLLVEPSARGLGVGTALVGQCLRFAAEAGYRDIVLWTNDVLASARRVYERAGFELVESQPHHSFGGDLVGQTWRRELG
- a CDS encoding adenosylmethionine--8-amino-7-oxononanoate transaminase, encoding MALPADQITALDAAHVWHPYGGFPAGTPPLVVASASGTRLTLADGRELIDGMSSWWAAIHGYRHPVLDAALFEQSQRMSHVMFGGLTHEPAVRLSQLLVELTPAGLDKVFLCDSGSVSVEVAAKMCLQYWRALGQPGKRRLFTWRGGYHGDTFTPMSVCDPEGGMHALWTDVLAEQIFAPMPPADFDPGYVAELERLLAAHAHETAAVIVEPVVQGAGGMRFHHPRYLNELRRLCDEYGVLLVFDEIATGFGRTGTLFAADAAGVTPDVMCVGKAVTGGYMTLAAALCTARIAETVSAAHGGLMHGPTFMGNPLACAVAVASIELLQSRDWAGEVAGIEAGLKAGLAAAHDVAGVVDVRVLGAIGVVELDHPIDMVAATDAAVDAGVWLRPFRNLVYTMPPFISSPDDIARIAAGVVATAAAG
- a CDS encoding 8-amino-7-oxononanoate synthase gives rise to the protein MLPSCDRSAYPVRQNRVTRAALDVAAAIPAEHSREDVDVDPLSWLDVRADERVRAGLRRQLRARPAHSDLIDLASNDYLGLSRHPLVIEGAIEAVRAWGTGSTGSRLVTGTTLAHEEFEADLADFTGAAAGLVFASGYAANLGVVTALAGRGALVVSDAGSHASLVDACRLSRARVEIAPHRDVAAVERLLAERTEKRALVLTDSVFSADGDLAPLRELHRVVRAHGAVLIVDEAHGIGVRGEGGRGLVHELGLSGQPDLIVTATLSKALAAQGGVVLCEERVRAHLIDTARTFIFDTGLAPAAVGAAHAALGLLRAEPGLGGRVLARATELATITDVPQPDSAVVSVVLGQAQVAFDAAQQCRARGLSVGCFRPPSVPEGTSRLRLTARADLTDAEMTVIAGVLNEVLSQARERSAA
- the bioD gene encoding dethiobiotin synthase yields the protein MTRLIVTGTSTDVGKTIVTAALAAAARSAGRTVAVCKPAQTGMGPGEPGDLAVIGHLSGVTRTLELARYPDPLAPDTAARRCGQPLLTLGETVSGIDALADTDLTLIEGAGGLLVRMGEFTILDLARKLDAPVLVVAAAGLGTLNHTELTTRALDAAGVRCAGVVIGSWPATPDLASECNRTDLPAVTGTEVVGVIPEGAGQWSPERFADTAPGWFMPDWSSRYLG
- a CDS encoding MmcQ/YjbR family DNA-binding protein — its product is MNATGEDARRYALSLPDTTEQFAWGMPIFRVGGKLFLTLPEEETSMAVRCPIIDRDELVVAEPAKFWIAPHEAGNAWVRARLAALDDRAELEAIIADSWRQAAPRHLLGDDE
- a CDS encoding alpha/beta fold hydrolase gives rise to the protein MPMQYRHPSTVADYDDARRRTRLSETRAGHRWRTLGRVRRVLLGVVLVPLVLLILFAQYLHYDVAPEQARLARTEPAVLPIASPVSADRRDYAVFDLVGLGSLDASDTARALPSLRNLGSVWAVRYDNTGIDTKVISDLIIRVTEAANIHNVILAGHSMGGVIALEIAKHIHTRSTRTLSAVILDCTPVNLAAVRPESRDQGEDLLRWVGWLPGVRESRSLRLLAETYSRREQFIDHRSSPPGIRTTALRRTVADVLRQKIFNTDAASNGLIEDQFKAIVASGAVDDLRALAKPAEHKPRPAVVFIRPHNAYRDTVVDDEYTHRVLIDTVGGVDGTLLVVLTRSTGHANPRQRPREYNTVIAQQVVPFVALVHSEQTALAP
- a CDS encoding TetR/AcrR family transcriptional regulator C-terminal domain-containing protein: MQLHRGDVIDGAVAILDQYGLADLTMRRLANALNVQPGALYWHFPNKQALLGAVADRILTPMDEPVAAEDWAGQVGELAHRLRSCLLAYRDGAEVVSATYASRLTTSKGRERLAGSMIRGGMTREEADLAAYTLLYYVLGETVDEQSRMQMDSAGALAEEDSPLYENTSATERFDFGLQLFLGGVRHMLGSRVR
- the bioB gene encoding biotin synthase BioB, whose protein sequence is MTQAPVKTDILATAREQVLERGVGLTQEQTLEVLRLGDDQLEALLELAHDVRMKWCGPEVEVEGIISLKTGGCPEDCHFCSQSGLFQSPVRAAWLDIPSLVEAAKQTAKTGATEFCIVAAVRGPDERLMAQVAAGVEAIRNEVDIQVACSLGMLNQEQVDQLAAMGVHRYNHNLETSRSHFPNVVTTHSWEERWDTLRMVREAGMEVCCGGILGMGESLEQRAEFAANLAELEPDEVPLNFLNPRPGTPFGDLEVLPAADALRAVAAFRLALPRTILRFAGGREITLGDLGAKQGILGGINAVIVGNYLTTLGRPAEADLDLLVDLKMPIKALNETL
- a CDS encoding DUF2567 domain-containing protein, giving the protein MAPAAVGRDLRAALWIVPAVLVVSLIGGGVWGLLAPTQKSLVVPGDDPIALTGESMHRFDAVAIFACVGLVAGLLSAAAVWRWRAVRGPVILVALLAGSLAGAWLMSWFGEQVAGWIHPRPDNPPLRTVVELAPAVDGWTVLLIQPLLAGLVVLLLSALSTSEDLGAGPPVRAEEVPATMSEISYGPYAWPSGRPAGPSTGLEPGR